TGCATTCAGAGGCCAAGGACAATCTATGGAGTCTCCAAGGTCCACGCTGAGCTCATGGGAGAAGTGAGAATTTTTTACTTTATTCATTTCCTAAAAGATCTGATAGGACTTCACTGAAACAagtttcccagagaagttgtggctgcttctggatccctggaagtgtccaaggccaggctggacagggcttggagcaaactgggatagtgaaaggtgtccctgtccttgccAGGGGTTGGAATGTTCTTTAAgttctcttccaacccaagccatttcatgattctatgattgGAACATCATTGCTTTTGTCAGATTCCCCACTCAttctttcccccatttttccttaATTCAGGCTTTACTACTCAGCAATAGTCTGAGGCAGCTCTGAAGGTCAAACATCTTTTCGGTTTTGTTGGGAAAAGCACAAAGCATGGGGAGCTGGCAAACAGCTGAGTTTCAGTGTCAtttctttccctgttttttaTGGCTTTGGCCTCTGTGCCAGTGTGAATGGCACTGCAGAAAGGACAGTGCACAAAGCCTTGTGACAGCAGGTACACAGTGATGACTTTTTGCTCCTcctctacaaaaaaaaaaaaaacttaaagtCCAAGTCTTGTGAGTCTGTACATGCACAACTTCTCTTCTGGCTTTGTAGTTATTTATAAACAACATTTTTAAAGCTGATATTTTTATATCAGTTTCCAGGTCTGAGGTCTGTATTATCCTGGAAAGTCTCACAAACTTGAGAATGTTTATTTTGTGAACATTGTACACCCTACATGAGTAGCATGACAATCCATGTCAAAGATCAAAGATCTACCAATGTGGAAGTGAGCTGGAAAAGGACAAGCAGGGAGAtcagctgccaggcagggaaTGGGCATTGTTCAATAATTCTATTCCTTTCATCCCTGTCCTGGGACAGCTGAAGGTTCATCCTGGGTCAGATTTTTCCTGTGAAACCAGAGGGTGTGTGACCAACCCTTGGTGTGTAACTCTGTGtttctgctccctccccagTACTACCACTACCGCTACGGCCTGGACTTCCGCTGCCTCCGGTATCCAGGGATCATCTCTGCTGATTCCCAGCCTGGGGGGGGAACAACTGGTGAGTGACTGGGGCATGACAAGAGGGCTGGGGAGGACTTTTCACAGGGACATGGAATAACAGGataagggggaatggcttcccactgccagagggcagggatggatgggatattgggaaggaattgttccctgtgaggttgcccagggaagctgtggctgccccatccctggaaatattcaaaGTCAGGATCaatggggcttggaacaacctgggatagCAAGAGGCAtcccttcccatggcaggggattaGAACTCAATGATCTTTAAGCTCctatccaacccaaaccactctgtgatttCATGATGAATATCTCACAGTCCTGCTGCCAGATTTGAGACAGGCGACTTCGGGGTTGGTCTGAGGTTTGTTGACTCTCATGAAGTGCACAAAACATATCATACACATCCATTATCCTCTTCCCCAGATTATGCTGTCAAGATTTTCCATGATGCCATAAAGACTGGCAAGTTCAAGTGTTACCTGAGGCCAGACACCCGGCTGCCCATGATGTACATCGACGACTGCCTGAAGGCCACGCTGGAGATCATGGAGGCCCCTGCAGAAGCCCTGACCATGAGGACCTACAACATCAGTGCCATGAGCTTCACTCCTGAGGAGCTGGCCCAGGAGGTGCAGAAGtatgtccctgagctccagatGACCTACAACGTGGATCAAGTCAGGCAGGCCATAGGTTAGTatcctccctggcagcaggtAAGAAAAAACATCATCGGGCTGAAATAAAGTCTCTTGTCTTTTTAGGAACTGACAAATTGCTCCTGTGCAGTTCAAGCCTTATGGTTCAAAATTCAGCTTAGTAATGATGAAACATCTCAAACTTCAGAGAGATTTTTCCTAAACCTCACCTTTcttggttctttttcttttttctccctgcagCTGACAGCTGGCCCATGAACTTCGACGACAGCAACGCCCGCAGGGACTGGGGTTGGAAACATGACTATGACCTCCCTGAGCTGGTGACCACCATGTTTAGCTACCTTGGGTCTGACTCTAGGGTTGCCCAAGCTAACTGAAATGCTTTCAGATGTTTCCAGATTTCCACAGAGGACCAGGAAGAAATGGCTGCATTTTAGTTTCTAATTTTCTGAGTCTTAGAGCATGTCAGTTGCTAATTTTCATAAGTAGTGGCAGAGTTGGGCAGAAATGTCCTGTAGCTGGAATGTCCTTTAGATaaacagcagcactgggtgctgtccccaACACAGCACTGCTGACAAACACAGAGTTCTTGAACTTTCACACTTAGGGAAAAACACCAAAATAGCACTTACTCCTGGCTGATGGCTCTCCAATCATTCCTGCCTCTTCCTTGGCAAACAAGTGGGATAGCATTGTCCAACTTTCAGGCATATCCCAAAAAGCTAACAATaggttttgctttttcctgGTGGAGGATGTTAGGTTGCAGCAAGAACCTTTTTACTCTTTGCTTACAAGAGAGACATCAGAAGAGCTGTTTCGTGTTTCCAAATTGCAGGGGATGTTGCAATTCTAGTTTGAAATCAAACTTTGCTCGATAGCTCCTATTTATATCTCTCTTTAGTGCTGTCTAAGCATACACTTTTCTATACTTAGGGCACACAGCGTAGCATTCTTATGATGATGCTGCTTATAAATGTGAAGTGGAATAGGACTTGAATTCTCatcatgctttaaaaaaaacccagggtTTACAAGCAGAGCTTTGTCCTGTTCTCTGCAAGTGCCGCTGCCTTCAGTGCAGCCTCGGAGGGAGAGCTGAAATCTGAAGAGCTGTTCCATGGATGTGAGTCTGGGTGGGATTTTAGGGAGGCTGGGTTTTTAGCAGTACTTTTGGTTCTCCCAGTTGTTTGGAGTCTCTTCACAGTGTCACATTGCCTGGAACAAGTTTTAAAGGTGGGCTGAGGATGGAGCCTTACGGTAGAGTCAGGTCAGCCTTGGAAATCTTTCCCATTCACCCCATTTTCCACGTGCACTGTGTTTGTAGATGCTGTTTATATGTAACTCATACCCTTTTATTCTTCAGAGAGGGATCCAGAAGCTGAAACCATCTTCTAGCTACAGCTAAGGGCTGTTCTGCTCGTTGAGTTTCATGCACAGGAGATTCTGGGATGAACAAGGGAGTTTTAGTAGATGTGTGAGAGGAAGAGGTGTCAGTTCAAAAGCTACTTAGGAGACTTCAGGAAATGACAGActggagagacaggaaaggTATTGTAGGTAAAGTACCAGTTTCCATGGATGTGAGTCTTGAGCTGTTAGCTACTCCAGCTGAGAAACAGCCTCTGGGAGCTTtggacttttatttttttcaaagaaaaaataccTTTCATTTTCAAAATGACTGGAAATTCCCTACAGGAAgctctcctttctttttttttttggtttttttttttttggtgttgtaTACTCCAGTAGTGTGTGTAGGTAAAAATATTCaagtatttttttgtttgtttgttttttgcctACAACTTGATTGCTCTGTTTTCTGTGACGGTGCTTTGGTGGTTGTGTCTGTTGTGTTCTCCGTAACCCTGCCCTGATCAGACTTCTGTCTCTTTGTGCAGGAGTTCTCCTGCAGGGAATATGTTTCCTCACAAAAGTAACCTTCCAGTGAAGATTCTTTGGTGAAACCCAATTATTTGAAACATTTGTTACACTTGTATCTCTTGGTTTTGTATGTATTTTACCCTTTCATCTGTGGGCAAAGTAGGAATTTCCCAGGTATTTAAGCTCAAGGGTCGTGGCTGTTACTGAAACATTTTTATATTGTTTACATTGCTGAAAGgacaaattttttaaattttggccACTTTGTAACTCTCACGTAGCTCAAGTGTAATTTTTGGCTCAATGGGAGGTGAAGTGGAGCCGCCCCTTCCCACCCTCTAAGGAGAGACTGGCTGGACTTTGTCCTCTGCCCAAAAGGATGGGATCCAGACTGGATTGTCTCCCAGGGACCTGGAGCCAGCAGATGAAGGGCTGGAAAGGAGCTGAAGTGTCTTGTCCACTCCTCAGTGCCTCTGTTCCACTTTTGGGAAGTGTAAATTAAAGAGTTTTTGATAATGGGTCTCACTCCATGTCCTTACATCAGTCAGAGTCCTGGGGTCTGATCCCCTCACCCTCATTCTCAGCTCCAGTTTCATTGGAGTCAGCAAGagtgaggagcaggaatgtTCTTTCTTCTGAAACACTGTCCTTGGTGGTGGAATTACACAAAAGCCTTGGAACAGGTGTCATGGCAAAGGTGGAATTCAAACCTATGGCATTttggacacagttttgtttttcctgccaAGCTGTTACAGGCCTCATTTAGGAGCAGCCATTTAAGcaacttaatttttttcaaatttgaaATAAACCATGTTCCTATAGAGAGTGGTCTGGAGTAAACTGTTGTGACAATCAGGGAATATTATTAAATGTGTCTGCAAGGTCTGCATCCTGTTTGAAAGTCTCATTTCCAATCTCACCAATGAtctgtattttttccctcccatgTTTTCCACATTAACTTGTTATgatgtcacttttttttttctgtattaaacCAACTTGATGTGGTGCAAAATATCTACCTTTTTCTACCAGTTGGAAGTTTGACTTCTGGGCAGAGACTTTCCTCATGACACTTGAGCACTGTGTCTGTTAAGTTACTTAttcaggacaaaaaaaaattaaataaaaaggtTGTTAAGAATATTTTTTCAACTATTGTTAGTTGTGGATGATGCCTACTTTAATAAAATCCTTTGCAAATGGATCCTGGGTTTGTCATTGGTTGGAGAAGGTGGGAAAAGTGACATGGCCAGGAGGGAAGAGCCCTGCAGGCTGAGTCAGCAGCTGGGGTGTTAAACGTGGCATCGATGCTTGGAGTAAATGAAGTCACAGGGAGGGTTTGTAAAGTGAAAATCCACatggagcagctggggagagtgcagaggaggccatggagatgctccaagggctggagccaggctgggagagctggggctgctcacctggagaagagaaggatccagggagagctcagagccccttccagggcctaaaggggctccaggagagctggagagggactggggacaagggatggagggacaggacacagggaatggcttcccactgccagagggcagggatggatgggaaattgggaagggattcctggctgtgagggtgttGAGGCCCTGCTGGGCCCCCATTTCTGTGTCTGAGCAGGTCCTGCCTCCAGGTGTTGCACAACATGTGATGGGTCAGCAAGAGAAGCTTGGCTGAGGAGATGACACCTTTAacttcccacagccccaccctGTCTCCCTAATCCATGGATAAACCCTCCCTGCCGGTGAAAGGAGGCCTTGCCCTCCTCCCACACCTCGGCTTTCCAATGATGGGAACATCTGACGGAGAGAACATTCCTCCTGACAATGGGAATCTCTGGTGGAGAGAACATTCCTCCTGACAATGGGAACCTCTGGTGGAGAGAACATTCGTCCTGACCGCAGTTCGATGACTAACGTGGCCACGGTGCTTCTGAGGGTGTTGCtcttcccagctgctcctctttGATCCTTGGTCTGGATCTTGTTGAGTCCTATTTGAGACAAGCCCAGTCTGGCTTTTAGAGGTGCCAGAGGTGATGGAGCtgcctccagagctgctgcagctggagccagattgggagagctgggggtgctcacctggagaagggaaggatccagggagacctcagagccccttccagtgcctaaaggggctccaggagagctggagagggacttgggacaagggatggagggacaggacacagggaatggcctTAAACTGAAAGATGGtgggtttagatgggatattaggaggaaattcttggctgtgaggATAGTGCAGTCTgggcacaggtttcccagagaagctgtggctgcctcatacctggatgtgtccaaggccaggttggatgaaaCTTGGAGCTGCTTTCTTCTCTTGGCTGTTTAAGACATCAGACTGGtgcaggaagaggaggaagctcCTTCCCTCAGTGGAAAGGTGTGAGGGATGTGGGGGATTAACCCCTGTGCTTTTGGAAaacccctcctgctgctcctcagatTGGAATCAAGCTCCCATCTCTTTGTCAGGAGCTCTGCATTCCTGCAGGGAAAAGAAGTTGGGCCCAGAGAAGTGAAGAGAGAAGAGCATCTGGGTTATCCAGAGGGAAATCCAGGGGCTGGGATCCCCACCttgcagccccctccccacactCAGTGTTTCAGCCAGGCCTGGTGgctttcctgccctgctgcaggcaggttGTGTCTATTTTAGGGAACATCAGCTGACATTTGCCCTTCTCCTGGAGCCTCAGGCAAGACAAATGCTCTCCAAGCTATTTCTGGCTTCATACCATAACTGTATGTGGTCCTAAATTCCCCGTGGGACTGAGTGTCTGTGGcatgctggggctgaggggcagggagggggcagctcctggaaCAAACCCAGGGATTTCAGGATGGCTGGGAtgacacagagcagctcagagctggcacaCACAGCTGTGGAGATCCAATTCAAAAGGCATTTATGCCTCAGCAGCACCATTATGGAAGATAAATCTGGACTGGGCACTCTCCTCTCAGCCAGGAGAGAAAGTTGTTTCCTGCCCTTGTTTCTGCAACTGTGAGCAGTTCAGGAAGTTTTCCTGCCcctaaagtccttgtgctgccTCCTGGAGCTCCTGAGAACATGCAGCATACAGGTTAATGTTCACTTTTGAGAGGATTTAAACTTTTTAACCAAAAATATAAACAGTCTTTTGCCCTCTCCCCCCATTCCATAAGGACTCCCAGAGCAAAAAAGACCTAGGATACAGGATAATACTTCTGACCTCAAGCAGAGCTTTGATATCCCAgtttggaaaagagaaggctccagagagACCTGAGAGCATCTTCCTGTAGCTAAAGGgactccaagagagctggagagggacttgggacaagggatggagggacaggacacagggaatggctttccactgccagagggaggggatagatgggatattgggaaggaattgttgtctgggagggtggggaggccctggcacaggtgcccagagaagctgtggctgcttccAAGACCAGATTGGATGGGACTTGGGGCAGcttgggatagtggaaggtgtccctgcctatggcagtGGGTGGAACTGGATGCTTTCAAATTTCCCTTTCAgcacaaaccattccatgactccACAATTCTGTGAACCCTTCCACAGGTGAATGTGAAGCTGAATGGAAAACTGGGCTGGGAATGCATCCTCAGGAGCTTCCCTGATGAGCTTTGGACCAGTCCTAAAATAGAGGAGGCTCTTGGCAGGGCTCCAAGGACACCAATGGTTTTTGGGCATGGCGGGGGTGTTGCTGCCAGGGTGATGTCACCTCACCTGCGTGATGCAACAGGTCACACACCTCTCCAGCCTTTCCACTATTCCAGGTTAAAGATCTGTCACCAGCAGAGCTGTTGCAAAAAGGATGAGTCAGAGGACAGAAAGTAAAGTCCAGAGTTCATCCCCTTTGACCCTACCAGGCCCAAAAGTTCCCAGATTTGGTGCGTTTTTAAAGCTCTTCTTCCTGGACCCTTGTGATACTGAGAGACTCATAGGAGGTTTAGGAAAAATCCTTACCTTTCTAGTCCTTGTAATTTTAAGGGAAAAGTTATCTTCTAGAAATTAATATGAACCATATGAGCTCCAAAATctgtaattaatttttcagaCAGTTgagttttaatattttatcactattttatttataataattatttATCTTATTATCGTGCTTAGTTAATGGGATCAGTTTTTCACTATATCCACAGCAATATTCCTTTGGTAAATACAGGAATTACACCATAATTGCTCAGATACAGCTTGCCAACATGTCCTAATTTATGATAAACTgctaaaatgacattttttataGGGAACCTATCACAGAGTGTCTGAGTGTGTTTGGCTGTATACAAACACCACCCTAAGGATGTTGTTTAATGGGATAAGTGGTTTATTGAGCTCCAGCTCTAGGGCAACTTGGTTTGGTGTGGATTTATGATTGGTGTGGGTGTCTAATATTGAAATAAAGTATGTTCCTTTGACCTGAGTCCAGCCCCCTCCTGGAGGGCACACATGGACTTCCACACTTGACCCAGCTGCGCTTGCCtttggggaaggaaaaaggaggaaaggtcAATAAAttgctcatttatttttttgtgtgttttttccaTGGTTAGGTGTGGTTTAAGCAGGTCTGAAGTTGAGGCAGGGATGAAGAGATGTCACACTTGGCCTTGTTGGAAGAAAATATACTTTGGAAACCAGGGATAACTCCAATTCCTCCTGCAATCTTTCCCCACCCCAAGATAGTGTGGAAGCTGacacaaaaaacaaataaaagtaaTTCCAAGTTGAGTCAGAGCAGAATTTGCCAGAACAGAAagtggcaggaggaggaggagaaggggtcAGTGAGGTGCAGATCCTGCTCATCCAAGCCCAGGTCTGAGCACAGAAAGAGAGAATGGAATATCAGCATTAAGGTGGGAACAAACCTTTcaatcatcaagtccagcctttGACTGGATCCCATAATTCCCACTGAACCACATGGGAAGAATCTTCTGGTTCCCCTCACCACCTCTCCTCTCACTTCTCCATGAATTTTACCACCTCCATGGAAAGCAGAGGACTTGCAAAACTCTAACTGGCACAGGGCATACCTGGAAGTTTGTTGAGCTGTTTTTAATATGCTGTCTGGCTGAGGAGCTGTCAAGAAAACAGCAAcacttccatccatccatccatcatccatccatccatccatcatccatccatccatccatccatccatccatccatccatccatccatcatccatccattgCCCTGTCCCTtgaccaggagcagcagggtccCTCTGGGCACCCATGGGTGACAGAGCAGATGTTTGGGTGCCGATGACCCCGGGGGTGTTTGCTCTGTTGGCAGCGTGTCCCGGGATCAGTGCCAGGAGCAGATTTCCCACCTCCAGCCTTCCTGCCTGGCAACAGCAGCTGGGCCCATTGACCTGAGATCATCCTGAGCCTCTGGGGGACATTTCCCACCCATCCCTGAGCACGTAGGCCTGGCAGTGACCCCAGGCCCTCAGCTGGCAGGAGACTGAGGCCATCAGGGTCAGCCTTCCATAGGAATGGTGGCACCTCAGTCCCTGGGGATACACCAGAGCCCTCTCCAGACAATGTCTCTGTGCAAGGGCCTGGGGAgctttggggaggttttggttTTCCAGAAGTGACAGCCATGGTGTAATGGTTGTGATGGAGGAGGGCtttgaagaggaggaaaaggcattgctgggctgggatccaTGGAGGGACTGCAGTGCACAGCCCCCAAGCTGTTGGCTGGAGGCAAATAAAACAAATTGTAATTTAATGATGAAAAACCCCATGTTAAAATAGTAGAACCATAGAaaggtttgtgttggaagagatcttaaaaaccatcttgttccaccccctgccattggcagggacactttccactattCTAGGTCACTCCAAGCTCCAaagtccaacctggccttggacaattccagggatccaggtgcagccacagtttctctgggcaccctgtgccagggcctccctaccctcacagccaagaattccttcccaatatcccatctatccctgccctctgtcagtttgaaAGGCCTTATTTCAGTTTTTAGCCCTGATTCAGACTCTGAATgcagtgatgatgatgatgatgatgatgatgatgatgcaatGACAACAGAGCCACTCACACTGAGCTCAAAGCCTGCATGCTCTTCCAACACTGTTCCGTTACTGCCAGGAAGATTCCACTCATGGCTCTGGCTGATGCTTTTTAGTGAtggctttttttccatgcctggGGATCAGATATTTCCTGGGCTTGGAGcttgtgcctctctcctgccagttcccaaatccctcccaatGGCAGCCACCTGCCACTCCACCAGGAGTTTCCTCTCCACCTCTTCCAAGACACTTGGAGCCAGACACAGCTTTACTTGTCTGGCCAGGGCAGGGGTCTCCATCCTGCTGAGGTGCCTGTTGAAGCAGAAAGTTTAATTTGAGGCTTAACTTGTCCTCTCCCCAGAAGCCATTGAATAACTGGTGCTGGTTTGGCCAGGAGGCTGGAGGGGAGGTGGTGGAActtgctgtgctctgggcaTTGAAGATGCAGCAACTGCAGAAATTTGGGTTATAATTGGGGCAGGAGAAGTCTTTGGAAAGAGGACACttcaagggctggagcccctctgctctggagccaggctgggagagctgggggtgctcacctggagaagagaaggatcccgggagagctcagagccccttccagggcctaaaggggctccaggagagctggagagggacttgggatAAGGGacggagggacaggacacagggaatggcttcccactgc
This sequence is a window from Zonotrichia albicollis isolate bZonAlb1 chromosome 3, bZonAlb1.hap1, whole genome shotgun sequence. Protein-coding genes within it:
- the LOC102069482 gene encoding L-threonine 3-dehydrogenase, mitochondrial encodes the protein MPVIRNLGRAASQLLQSSGCGCGVSLVPVRAIGVSPRQVASDASFHSVTFSESDHPRVLITGGLGQLGVGLAKLLRKRFGKNNVILSDIRKPADNVFYSGPFIFADILDYKNLREIVVNNRITWLFHYSALLSAVGEANVPLARAVNITGLHNVLDIAAEHNLRLFVPSTIGAFGPTSPRDPTPDLCIQRPRTIYGVSKVHAELMGEYYHYRYGLDFRCLRYPGIISADSQPGGGTTDYAVKIFHDAIKTGKFKCYLRPDTRLPMMYIDDCLKATLEIMEAPAEALTMRTYNISAMSFTPEELAQEVQKYVPELQMTYNVDQVRQAIADSWPMNFDDSNARRDWGWKHDYDLPELVTTMFSYLGSDSRVAQAN